The Oceanimonas doudoroffii genome includes a region encoding these proteins:
- the rplS gene encoding 50S ribosomal protein L19, translating to MSNIIKQLEEEQLRSDIPDFGPGDTVRVQVRVVEGGKERLQAYEGVVIAKRNRGLHSSFTVRKISSGEGVERTFQTHSPLIGSVEVKRRGAVRRAKLYYLRDRSGKSARIKERLATK from the coding sequence ATGAGCAACATCATCAAGCAGCTTGAAGAAGAACAACTGCGCAGCGACATTCCCGACTTTGGTCCGGGTGACACCGTGCGCGTACAGGTACGTGTAGTTGAAGGCGGCAAAGAGCGTCTTCAGGCTTACGAAGGCGTAGTCATCGCCAAGCGTAACCGCGGTCTGCACTCTTCTTTCACCGTACGTAAAATCTCCAGCGGTGAAGGCGTTGAGCGTACCTTCCAGACTCACAGCCCGCTGATCGGCAGCGTGGAAGTGAAGCGTCGTGGCGCCGTGCGTCGCGCCAAGCTTTACTACCTGCGCGACCGCTCCGGCAAGTCTGCTCGTATCAAAGAGCGTCTCGCCACCAAATAA